The Streptomyces racemochromogenes DNA segment GCCACCGATCTCGTCCTGCGCATGATCGAGGCGGGGACGGTGATGCGGGACCTGACCCTGGAGAACCCGATCCGGGCGATCCGGGAGGTCAGCCACGACATCACGGGCCAGCGCAAGGTGCGCCTGGCTTCCGGCCGGGAGGCCTCGGCGCTGGAGATCCAGCGGGAGTACTTCGACAAGGCGCTCGACTTCGCCGACCGGCGGGGCATCAACACGGGCGTCGTGGCGCAGGTGCTGGAGCTGTGGGGCCGCACGCTGGAGGCCGTCGAGGCGCAGGACCTGGACCGGATCGGCACCGAGATCGACTGGGTGATGAAGTACCAGCTGATCGAGCGGTACCGGGCCAAGCACAACATGACGATGTCCAACCCGCGGGTCGCCCAGATAGACCTCGCGTACCACGACATCCACCGTCGCCGGGGCCTGTACTACCTGCTGGAGCGCAAGGGGCAGGCGGCGCGGGTGTGCAACGACCTGAAGATCTTCGAGGGCAAGTCGGTGCCCCCGCAGACCACCCGGGCCAGGTTGCGCGGCGACTTCATCCGCCGGGCGCAGGAGCAGCGGCGGGACTTCACGGTCGACTGGGTGCACCTGAAGCTCAATGACCAGGCGCAGCGCACGGTTCTGTGCAAGGACCCGTTCCGGTCGGTGGACGACCGGGTGGAGAAGCTGATCGCCGGGATGTGACGCGGTCCGGCCGGGAACCCCGTACGCGGTGGCGTGCGGGGTTCCCGCACGCCACCGCCTTGTCGCGCAGGGGTCAGCCCGTAGAGTGGGCCGCTACGACGGACCATTCCAGCGACCCTGAGGACCATTGTGCGACGCCGACTTGCTGCCGCGCTCATCGTGCCGGCTCTGATGCTCACCGCGGCCTGCGGAGGGGGCGACGACGAGAAGAAGGACTCCTCGGCGTCCCCGTCGGCCAGTGCCGGCAAGACCGAGGTGCCGAAGGCGGTGGCGTCGGCCGACCCGATGCCGACGGTCGCCGGTGAGGCCGGCAAGAAGGCGGAGATCACCGTCCCCAAGGGCGAGCCGAGCGGCAAGTTCGTGGTGAACACCGTCAAGGAGGGCAGCGGGCCGGAGATCAAGAAGGACGATCTCGTGGTCACGAAGTACACGGGCAAGGTCTGGAAGAGCGGCAAGGAGCTGAGCGGCTCCTACGACGAGAACGGCCAGCCGCTCGTCGTCCCGGCGGGTTCGCCGCAGATCCTGCCGCTGTTCAGTGACGCGGTGCTGGGCAAGAAGGTCGGCAGCCGTCTGCTGGTCGTGGCCCCGCCGGCGGCGGCCTTCGGTGAGCAGGGCCAGCCGCAGCTGGGCGTCGGCCCGAAGGACAACCTGGTGTTCGTCCTCGACGTGGACTCCGTGCTGCCGAAGAAGGCCGAGGGGACCCAGGCGCCGATCGCGTCCGACCTCCCGCAGGTGAAGGCCGACGAGGACAAGGCCGCGACGATCACGATCCCGAAGAACGACCCGCCGAAGGAGCTGGTCGACAAGGTCCTGATCGAGGGCAAGGGTCCCGAGGTCAAGAACGGCCAGACCGTCTACATGCAGTACAGCGGTGCGGCGTGGGCCCCGAACCAGGGCAAGGACTCGGCGAAGCTGTTCGACACCTCGTGGAAGACCGGTCAGCCGTTCTCGACGAAGATCGGCCAGGGTCAGGTCATCGAGGGCTGGGACAAGGGCCTGGTGGGCAAGAAGGTCGGCAGCCGCGTGCTGCTGGTGATCCCGCCGGAGATGGCGTACAAGGACCAGGCCAAGGGTGAGGACCTGCCGGCCAACTCCACCCTCGTCTTCGTCGTCGACATCGTCGGAGCAGTGTAAGACTGTTCCGGTTGTACATCGTTTCGTACGTATGAGGAGCAGTTCCGTGCGCGAGCTCGAGAAGCCCGAGATCGACTTCCCCGAGGGTCCGGCCCCGGCCGACCTGGTCATCGAGGACATCTGGGAGGGCGACGGCCCGGTGGCCGAGGCCGGCAAGAAGGTCTCGGTCCACTACGTGGGCGTGGCCTTCTCCTCCGGTGAGGAGTTCGACGCCTCCTGGAACCGCGGCGCCCCGCTGGAGTTCATCCTGGGCATCGGCCAGGTCATCCCGGGCTGGGACCAGGGTGTCCAGGGCATGAAGGTCGGCGGCCGTCGCAAGCTGACCATCCCGGCCCACCTCGCCTACGGCGAGCGCGGTGCCGGCGGCGCCATCAAGCCGAACGAGACGCTGATCTTCGTCTGCGACCTGATGCGCGTCTGATCTCACCCGCTGTGATCACCGAGGGCCCCCGCCGTGAGGCGGGGGCCCTCGCTTTTGCCGGGGACCGTGGGGGCGGTACGGTCAACGGTCACGAGTGTGTGCCGAAGAGTGGGGGGAAGGGCGTCGATGGCGATCGCCAAGGCCGAGCGGCTGATGAACCTGGCGCTGTGCCTGCTGGGGACGCGCCGTCCCCTCAGCAAGCGTGAGCTGCGCGGTTCCATCGAGGCCTACCTCGAAGCAGGGAACGACGAGTCCTTCAACCGGATGTTCGAGCGGGACAAGGACGATCTGCGCGAGCTCGGTCTGGTGATCGAGACCGTGGAGAACCTGGAGGGCGAGACCGGCTACCTGGCCCGCCGGGACAGCAACCGGCTGCCGCCCGTCTCCCTGGATGCCGAGGAGGCCGCCGCCCTGGGGCTGGCGGCCAAGGTGTGGCAGCAGGCGCGCCTGGCCGGGGCGGCCAGCGGCGCGCTGCAGAAGCTCCGCGCGGGCGGGATGCCGGAGGCGGGCGACCCGTACGAGGGCCAGCACAGCGCCATCGAACCGCGGATCCCGGTCCACGAGGCGGCCTTCGAGCCGCTGATGCTGGCCTGCCGCGACCGGCGGCCGGTGGTGTTCGAGTACCGCAAGTCCAACGCCGCCCGGCCCGAGCCCCGGCAGGTGGAGCCGTGGGCCCTGGAGTGCTGGCGCGGTCACTGGTACCTGGCCGGCTACGACCGCGACCGCGGGGCGGAGCGGGTCTTCCGGCTCTCCCGGATCACCGGCAAGGTCCGCTCCCGGGCCGGGAAGTACACCGCCGACGTACCGGACGTGGTGACCGTGCGGGAGACCGTGGCGGCCTGGGCCGGTGAGGGCGCCGAGCGTTCGGCGCTGATCCGGCTGCGCGCCGGGGCGGGCTACCCGCTGCGGGCCAAGGCCACGGCCGTGCGTGAGGGCGGCGACGGCTGGGACGAGCTGGAGATCCCCTACGGGCACGGGCTGGACGCCTGGCTCGTGGAGTTCGGCCCCGACGTCGTCGTGGTGGGGCCGGCCGACCTGCGGGCCGACGTGGTGGACCGGCTCCGCGCCGTCGCCCGGGGCTGAACCCGCCCGAACAACAACAGCAGCAACGCCCTGAGGGGGAGACGTAGCAGCATGGCCGCCAACGCCATCGACCAGACCCGCCGGATGCTGTCCCTGGTGACCTACCTGCGCGAGCGCCCCGGCGCGCACGTCGCGGACGTCGCCCGCGCCTTCGGGATCACCGAGGACGAGCTGATCTCGGACCTCGACGTGCTGCCCATGTGCGGCACCAGCTTCCGCGGCGGGGACCTGCTCGACATCGACACCGACGGCGACCGCATCTGGTGGCACAACGCCGACGCCTCGGGGGAGTCCACCGCCGAGCCGCTGCGGCTCGCCGCCGACGAGGCCACCTCCCTGCTGGTCGCCGCCCGGGCGGTCGCGACCCTGCCGGGGCTGCGGGAGAGCGACCGGGACGCGCTCCTGCGGGCCACCGCCAAGCTGGAGGCCGCCGCCGGCGAGGCCGCCGGGGCCAGCTCCCGGCTGTCGGTGACCTTCGAGTCCGAGGGCGGCGTTTTCGCGGACGTCGACCGGGCCATCTCCGAGCGGCGCCGGCTCTGGCTGCGCTACTACTCGCCCGCCCGCGACGAGCTCACCGAGCGCACCGTCGACCCGATCCGCCTCTTCGCCGTCGGGCACACCTACCTGGAGGGGTGGTGCCACCTGTCCGAGGCCCGGCGCACCTTCCGGCTCGACCGGGTCGCCGAGATCCGCCTCCTCGACGAGCGGGCCGAGCCGCCCGCCATCGAGCCCCGCGACCTGTCGGTGGGCCTGGTGCAGCCGGCCGCCGAGGACCCGGAGGTGGTGGTCGAGGTGGGCCCCGGCGGCCGCTGGGTCGCCGAGTACTACCCGCACGACAGCGCCGAGGAGCTCACCGACGGCGGCCTGCGGATCACGCTGCGCAGCCCCGACCCGGCCTCGCTGCGCCGGCTCGCGCTGCGCCTGGGCCGCGACGGTCGGATCGTGTCGCCTCCGGAGCTGGCGGACAGCGCCCGGAAGGCCGCTGGAGAGGCACTCGCGGGGTACGGGGAACAGGTCTAGGGGGAGCGGGAGCGATGTCGCGGTCAGCAGGTCTCGTACCGGTCACGTTCAAGGCGGCATGTCCCGAGTGCCGGGCGCGCTTCGAGCTCGCGGCGGACGCGCTGCGGCTGGCGATCGGCGGCAGCCGGCGCGCCACCTTCTACTCCTTCACCTGCCCCGAGTGCGCGGCGGCCGTCCGCAAACCCGCCGGTGAGCGCATCGTGGAGCTCCTGACGGGCGGGGGAGTGAGCACCCTGCGCAGCGTGTGAGGGGGGCGCGCTAGGCTCTGGGCATGCTGTGGCCGATGCTCGCGATCGTCCTGGGGTTCCTCGGGCTCGCCGTCCTGTCCGTCCTCGCCCTGCGGGTCTTCCTGGAGGTGCGGCGGCTGGCCGGGCAGGTCGCGCTGGCCAGCCGCCGGATCACCGAGGCCTCGGGCGACCTGGAACGGGCCGCCGCCGACCTCGCCCGGGCCGGGCGGGCGGCGGCCCCGTAGCGGTCGCGCCACGAGCATGTAGTCCTCTGGATATGGAAACCGCGGAGCCGGACCCGTACCGTCGGTGCGGCAGGCACTCGCGGGTACCCCCGGGGATTGCCGGGCGTTAACCCTCGGGGGTTACGATCCATGTCAGAGCGGTACCGGATCTTTGTCCGGTATCGCCCAAGGCCACCACAACCAGCCGTTTCGGTGAGAAGGAAGACACACATGATCGGCAATCTGAAGCCCCTTGAGATCCTTCTGATCATCGCTGTCATCGTGCTGCTGTTCGGCGCCAAGAAGCTCCCCGAGATGGCCCGCTCGCTCGGCAAGTCGGCCCGCATCCTCAAGAGCGAGGCCAAGGCCATGAAGAAGGACGGCGAGGCCGACGCCGACGCCGCTCCCGCCGCCGACCAGGCCGCGCAGCAGCCCGTGGCCCCCCGGACCATCCAGGCCTCGCCCGGTGACGTCACCAGCGCCCGGCCGGTGAACGAGACCAACCGCACCACCCAGGGCTGACGCGCGGCGGTCGCCCGTCACGCCAGTCACTGCAACGAGACAAGGGACGTGGGTTGCTCAAGTCTGCCCGCAAGCAGGGGAAAAAGGACCGGCAGGCGAAGGACGCCGAAGGGCGGATGCCGCTCGTCGAGCACCTGCGTGAGCTGAGGAACCGGCTGCTGAAGTCGGTTCTGGCGATCGTCGTGATCACGGTGGTCGCGGCCTACTACTACCGGCCGATCATCGACTTCCTGCTGGAGCCGATGCTGTCGTCCGTGGGCTGCACCAACGGCGCCACGCACCAGCGCAACGGCGCCCCCTGCGCCGAGATGACCACCAACGGCCTGACCGCGCCCTTCTCCATCGCGCTGAAGGTCGGCCTGTCCGCGGGCATCGTCTTCTCCGCCCCGGTCTGGCTGTACCAGCTGTGGGCGTTCGCCGCCCCCGGCCTGCACAGGAACGAGAAGAAGTACGCGCTGAGCTTCGTCGCCGTCGGCGCGCCGCTCTTCGTCGCCGGCGCGGTCCTCGCGTACAAGATCCTGCCGCAGACCGCGGAGATCCTCCTCGGGTTCACCCCCGACCACGTCAAGAACCTGCTCCCGGTCGACGACTACCTCGACCTGGTCACGCGCATGGTCGTGGTCTTCGGCCTCGCCTTCGAGCTGCCGCTGATGCTGGTGCTGCTGAACTTCACCGGCGTCCTCACCGCGAAGCGGCTGGGCAGCTGGTGGCGCGCCATGGTGCTCGGCATCACGGTCTTCTCGGCCTTCGCGACGCCCACCGGCGACCCGCTCACCATGCTCACGCTCGCCTCCCCGATCGTCGCCCTCTACTTCATCGCCCTGGGCATCTGCCTGCTGAACGACCGCAG contains these protein-coding regions:
- the pafA gene encoding Pup--protein ligase, which codes for MDRRIFGLENEYGVTCTFRGQRRLSPDEVARYLFRRVVSWGRSSNVFLRNGARLYLDVGSHPEYATPECDNLTELVTHDKAGERILEGLLVDAERRLHEEGIAGDVYLFKNNTDSAGNSYGCHENYLVARHGEFSRLADILIPFLVTRQLICGAGKVLQTPRGAVYCVSQRAEHIWEGVSSATTRSRPIINTRDEPHADAERYRRLHVIVGDSNMSETTMLLKVGATDLVLRMIEAGTVMRDLTLENPIRAIREVSHDITGQRKVRLASGREASALEIQREYFDKALDFADRRGINTGVVAQVLELWGRTLEAVEAQDLDRIGTEIDWVMKYQLIERYRAKHNMTMSNPRVAQIDLAYHDIHRRRGLYYLLERKGQAARVCNDLKIFEGKSVPPQTTRARLRGDFIRRAQEQRRDFTVDWVHLKLNDQAQRTVLCKDPFRSVDDRVEKLIAGM
- the tatA gene encoding Sec-independent protein translocase subunit TatA; translated protein: MIGNLKPLEILLIIAVIVLLFGAKKLPEMARSLGKSARILKSEAKAMKKDGEADADAAPAADQAAQQPVAPRTIQASPGDVTSARPVNETNRTTQG
- the tatC gene encoding twin-arginine translocase subunit TatC; this encodes MLKSARKQGKKDRQAKDAEGRMPLVEHLRELRNRLLKSVLAIVVITVVAAYYYRPIIDFLLEPMLSSVGCTNGATHQRNGAPCAEMTTNGLTAPFSIALKVGLSAGIVFSAPVWLYQLWAFAAPGLHRNEKKYALSFVAVGAPLFVAGAVLAYKILPQTAEILLGFTPDHVKNLLPVDDYLDLVTRMVVVFGLAFELPLMLVLLNFTGVLTAKRLGSWWRAMVLGITVFSAFATPTGDPLTMLTLASPIVALYFIALGICLLNDRRRRRDDPDAGLDDDEASELDLTPAPIGAAEAAPSASSLPGQDDGGRRQINGYDDAT
- a CDS encoding helix-turn-helix transcriptional regulator, which translates into the protein MAIAKAERLMNLALCLLGTRRPLSKRELRGSIEAYLEAGNDESFNRMFERDKDDLRELGLVIETVENLEGETGYLARRDSNRLPPVSLDAEEAAALGLAAKVWQQARLAGAASGALQKLRAGGMPEAGDPYEGQHSAIEPRIPVHEAAFEPLMLACRDRRPVVFEYRKSNAARPEPRQVEPWALECWRGHWYLAGYDRDRGAERVFRLSRITGKVRSRAGKYTADVPDVVTVRETVAAWAGEGAERSALIRLRAGAGYPLRAKATAVREGGDGWDELEIPYGHGLDAWLVEFGPDVVVVGPADLRADVVDRLRAVARG
- a CDS encoding FKBP-type peptidyl-prolyl cis-trans isomerase, translated to MRSSSVRELEKPEIDFPEGPAPADLVIEDIWEGDGPVAEAGKKVSVHYVGVAFSSGEEFDASWNRGAPLEFILGIGQVIPGWDQGVQGMKVGGRRKLTIPAHLAYGERGAGGAIKPNETLIFVCDLMRV
- a CDS encoding helix-turn-helix transcriptional regulator; translated protein: MAANAIDQTRRMLSLVTYLRERPGAHVADVARAFGITEDELISDLDVLPMCGTSFRGGDLLDIDTDGDRIWWHNADASGESTAEPLRLAADEATSLLVAARAVATLPGLRESDRDALLRATAKLEAAAGEAAGASSRLSVTFESEGGVFADVDRAISERRRLWLRYYSPARDELTERTVDPIRLFAVGHTYLEGWCHLSEARRTFRLDRVAEIRLLDERAEPPAIEPRDLSVGLVQPAAEDPEVVVEVGPGGRWVAEYYPHDSAEELTDGGLRITLRSPDPASLRRLALRLGRDGRIVSPPELADSARKAAGEALAGYGEQV
- a CDS encoding FKBP-type peptidyl-prolyl cis-trans isomerase — encoded protein: MRRRLAAALIVPALMLTAACGGGDDEKKDSSASPSASAGKTEVPKAVASADPMPTVAGEAGKKAEITVPKGEPSGKFVVNTVKEGSGPEIKKDDLVVTKYTGKVWKSGKELSGSYDENGQPLVVPAGSPQILPLFSDAVLGKKVGSRLLVVAPPAAAFGEQGQPQLGVGPKDNLVFVLDVDSVLPKKAEGTQAPIASDLPQVKADEDKAATITIPKNDPPKELVDKVLIEGKGPEVKNGQTVYMQYSGAAWAPNQGKDSAKLFDTSWKTGQPFSTKIGQGQVIEGWDKGLVGKKVGSRVLLVIPPEMAYKDQAKGEDLPANSTLVFVVDIVGAV